A genome region from Panacibacter microcysteis includes the following:
- a CDS encoding M4 family metallopeptidase, whose product MKYLLSLLFLTAGLSVFAQQLRLKAKNDVSLLHNDFESQHIPFQLSQAAALFGLPPHTALVTDRVEADPLGYVHYRLHQTLFDIPVVNSMFIVHTKNGSLHSTGGSVIVDTKLLSPVQKTARISAATAVSRAVTASRAKKLAWQDAAMEQALRKQTGNPAATYFPRPRLVYFSPGEWIDVAALRLCYQVDIYSMDTLRRTFFYIDAADGKVIGKKERLHFTDATGTANTAYSGVQTIHTAKTAGQVFLLRDSSNSTAVITLHGESDSLGLDYTSRSKNWVLPGVAQAALDAHYGVTQTYLFYLQHFGRNSYDNKGTALTSYVNNPKYTDNAFWDGTAMNFCKRSNGNAGGVTGIDVCGHELTHGVTQETCDLVYSYESGAINESLSDIMGKSVQFWAKPADSSWVLSNDMAWELRDLSNPSRLSQPDTYQGAFWISSSFDLGGVHTNSGVGNFMFYLLAHGGTGVNDNGNAYDVKSIGLDKAAQIIYRSQAFYLTPTSQYYDWRVACISAATDLYGSASAEVSEVKNAFYAVGIGPDANGCDAPYQLQTTDTTRNAVLLSWRPAPGIGYNVQYKLATSGTFTTIGNVQDTFYRLTRLKPGLSYDWRVQSTCDSLHSGLWSAQASFATLARRGTIAYCTSAGSFTSGEYIQRISINGFTNTSGDNKGYGNYTNKTIQLTQHNTYNLGVTAAIPGTNYQEPWSVYIDYNADGDFTDAGELVGTTTTFGTAPGTITFNVPAAASPGNTRMRIQLNAPASSPCAAFTYGEVEDYSLKIARNSAAVTAAQATSSANLSALSVSPNPVSAGTVNASFTLAAGGHVTIKVTTLTGQLLLLQEAGSLPPGDHRITVKGLGNIGNGTYFVILEQKGLVTGRTQLFIHR is encoded by the coding sequence ATGAAATACCTACTGTCCTTGTTGTTCCTGACCGCCGGCTTGTCGGTTTTTGCCCAGCAACTTCGTCTCAAGGCAAAAAACGACGTCAGTCTCCTGCACAATGATTTCGAAAGCCAGCACATCCCCTTTCAGCTATCACAGGCTGCTGCCTTGTTTGGTTTGCCACCTCATACCGCGCTTGTTACTGACCGCGTGGAAGCGGACCCGCTTGGTTACGTTCATTACCGTTTGCACCAGACACTCTTCGATATTCCGGTCGTGAACAGCATGTTTATCGTGCATACCAAAAACGGCAGCCTGCACAGCACGGGCGGATCAGTGATTGTTGACACCAAATTGTTGTCCCCGGTACAAAAAACTGCACGAATCAGTGCCGCTACTGCTGTATCACGTGCTGTCACCGCCAGCCGCGCCAAAAAATTGGCATGGCAGGATGCCGCAATGGAGCAGGCGCTCAGGAAACAAACCGGTAATCCCGCTGCAACCTATTTTCCGCGGCCCCGGCTGGTCTATTTCAGCCCGGGCGAATGGATTGATGTAGCTGCGCTCCGGCTCTGTTACCAGGTCGATATCTATTCCATGGACACGCTCAGACGCACTTTTTTTTATATTGATGCGGCAGACGGAAAAGTGATCGGCAAAAAAGAGCGGCTTCATTTTACGGATGCCACGGGTACCGCCAACACCGCCTACAGTGGCGTGCAGACGATTCATACCGCCAAAACTGCCGGGCAGGTTTTTTTATTGAGAGATTCATCCAACAGCACGGCTGTGATAACCCTGCACGGCGAATCGGACTCACTGGGGCTGGACTATACCAGCCGGAGCAAAAACTGGGTACTGCCCGGAGTGGCACAGGCAGCCCTGGATGCGCACTATGGCGTAACGCAGACTTATCTTTTTTACCTGCAGCATTTTGGCCGGAACAGTTATGACAATAAAGGAACGGCACTTACCAGTTATGTTAACAACCCGAAGTATACTGACAATGCCTTCTGGGATGGCACCGCCATGAACTTCTGCAAAAGAAGCAACGGCAATGCCGGTGGCGTTACGGGAATCGACGTTTGCGGACATGAGCTGACTCACGGTGTAACGCAGGAGACCTGCGATCTCGTGTACAGTTACGAATCCGGTGCGATCAACGAAAGCCTGAGTGATATCATGGGGAAATCCGTACAGTTCTGGGCCAAACCTGCTGATTCAAGCTGGGTATTGAGCAACGACATGGCATGGGAACTGCGCGATCTTTCCAACCCCTCCCGCCTGTCACAGCCGGATACCTATCAGGGTGCTTTCTGGATATCCTCCTCTTTTGACCTTGGTGGTGTACATACCAACAGCGGTGTCGGTAATTTCATGTTTTACCTGCTCGCGCACGGAGGTACCGGGGTCAATGATAACGGCAATGCATACGATGTCAAAAGTATCGGACTTGACAAAGCTGCCCAGATCATTTACCGGTCACAGGCATTTTACCTCACCCCCACTTCCCAGTATTATGATTGGCGGGTTGCCTGTATCAGCGCGGCAACCGATCTTTATGGCTCTGCTTCCGCAGAAGTCAGCGAGGTCAAAAATGCTTTCTACGCGGTGGGTATCGGCCCGGATGCCAACGGGTGTGATGCACCTTACCAGTTACAGACAACAGACACAACGCGCAACGCGGTGCTGCTGAGCTGGCGTCCTGCTCCCGGCATCGGTTACAATGTGCAGTATAAATTAGCGACATCCGGCACTTTTACCACCATTGGTAATGTGCAGGATACGTTTTACCGGCTTACCCGGTTAAAACCAGGATTGTCTTACGACTGGAGAGTGCAGTCCACATGTGACTCACTGCATAGCGGCTTATGGTCTGCGCAGGCATCCTTTGCCACGCTGGCAAGGCGCGGCACGATAGCCTACTGCACTTCCGCAGGCTCATTTACAAGTGGTGAATATATCCAGCGCATTTCCATCAACGGGTTCACCAACACAAGCGGGGACAATAAAGGCTATGGGAACTATACTAATAAAACCATCCAGCTGACACAGCATAACACCTATAACCTTGGTGTCACCGCCGCCATCCCGGGTACGAACTACCAGGAACCGTGGAGTGTGTACATCGATTACAATGCGGACGGGGATTTTACCGATGCGGGTGAACTGGTTGGCACAACCACCACCTTTGGAACTGCGCCAGGTACCATCACCTTTAACGTGCCTGCTGCTGCTTCCCCCGGCAACACCAGGATGCGGATCCAGCTCAACGCACCCGCCTCGTCGCCCTGCGCTGCTTTCACTTACGGAGAAGTGGAGGATTATAGTTTGAAAATTGCACGGAACAGCGCTGCGGTCACTGCTGCACAGGCTACATCTTCCGCCAACCTTTCGGCGCTGAGCGTTTCGCCGAATCCCGTATCCGCCGGTACGGTAAATGCTTCCTTTACGCTGGCTGCAGGCGGCCATGTAACAATAAAAGTGACCACCTTAACAGGCCAGTTATTACTGCTGCAGGAAGCGGGCAGCCTCCCTCCCGGCGATCACCGTATCACCGTCAAGGGTCTCGGCAACATCGGTAACGGAACTTATTTTGTGATTTTAGAACAAAAGGGGCTGGTAACAGGCCGGACCCAACTTTTCATTCACCGGTAA